The following proteins come from a genomic window of Solwaraspora sp. WMMA2065:
- a CDS encoding S8 family peptidase, which produces MTQPDDWDSRTLIALAGRPRAAPGLAAVLREVAFRYGDRLGDAERADRDGEPQWHHRVRQALDRLRAANLVTGGRTWSLTDAGRARATLLAGHRASAVPAPDGPPATVGNGAPGPDSPAPLAAPGVITDPLRAVTGRQRLGFPLGPDEPVPVLVAVNLHFAGGPQRATEQLAGLWFRVTAGRHPRPLAGEYVVGELSVNQMKRLVAADTVIGDPHQRSVHRIWPDFPVRPQIDVSAATIKADAARRTFNATGERIVWAVVDSGIDARHPHFASYATLSAPEVRDLHRSFPPGARPRSHDALTDDSGHGTHVAGIIAGGVDDWVRRHPQRTVRVIEHRYDIDDPAVPVPVSRPVVDPASMVGVAPLARLVSLKVLHGGGDLTERVSRVIAALAYVREVNARSDRVMRIHGVNLSVGYEFDPEWFACGQSPLCREVDKLVRSGVVVVTAAGNSGYGAVGAPFGVPSQFTLGATINDPGNAERAITVGSTHRDMPHTYGVSYFSSKGPTGDGRRKPDLVAPGERIVSCAAGARLATTQAGGPDPRTAVYLEESGTSVAAPHVSGAVAAFLSVRREFIGQPERIKQILLDTAVPLGRDRRYQGHGLVDLMRALQSV; this is translated from the coding sequence GTGACGCAGCCGGATGACTGGGACAGCCGTACGCTGATCGCGCTCGCCGGCCGCCCCCGGGCCGCCCCCGGGCTCGCTGCGGTGCTGCGCGAGGTGGCCTTCCGGTACGGTGACCGGCTCGGCGACGCCGAGCGTGCCGACCGCGACGGCGAACCGCAGTGGCACCACCGGGTCCGGCAGGCGTTGGACCGGCTGCGCGCCGCCAACCTGGTCACCGGTGGCCGGACCTGGTCGTTGACCGACGCCGGTCGGGCGCGGGCTACGCTGCTGGCCGGCCACCGGGCATCGGCTGTGCCGGCACCCGACGGGCCGCCCGCCACCGTCGGCAACGGCGCGCCCGGTCCGGACAGTCCAGCACCGCTCGCCGCGCCCGGGGTGATCACCGATCCGTTGCGGGCGGTAACCGGGCGGCAGCGCCTCGGCTTCCCACTCGGCCCGGACGAGCCGGTGCCGGTGCTGGTCGCGGTCAACCTGCACTTCGCTGGCGGACCGCAGCGCGCCACCGAGCAGTTGGCCGGACTCTGGTTCCGGGTCACCGCGGGTCGGCACCCCCGGCCACTGGCCGGCGAGTACGTCGTCGGTGAACTCAGCGTCAACCAGATGAAGCGGCTGGTAGCGGCGGACACCGTGATCGGCGATCCGCATCAGCGCAGCGTGCACCGGATCTGGCCGGACTTCCCGGTCCGGCCTCAGATCGACGTCTCGGCGGCCACCATCAAGGCGGACGCGGCCCGGCGGACCTTCAACGCCACCGGCGAACGGATCGTCTGGGCGGTGGTCGACTCGGGCATCGACGCGCGGCACCCGCACTTCGCCAGCTACGCGACGCTCAGCGCACCCGAGGTTCGCGACCTGCACCGCAGCTTCCCGCCCGGGGCGCGGCCCCGGTCACATGACGCGCTGACCGACGACAGCGGCCACGGTACCCACGTCGCGGGGATCATCGCCGGCGGCGTGGACGACTGGGTGCGTCGGCATCCGCAGCGGACGGTACGGGTGATCGAGCACCGCTACGACATCGACGATCCGGCCGTCCCGGTCCCGGTGTCACGCCCGGTGGTCGATCCGGCCTCGATGGTGGGTGTCGCGCCGCTGGCCAGGTTGGTCAGCCTGAAGGTGCTGCACGGCGGGGGTGATCTCACCGAACGGGTGTCCCGGGTGATCGCCGCGCTGGCCTACGTGCGCGAGGTCAACGCGCGCAGCGACCGGGTGATGCGCATCCACGGGGTCAACCTCAGCGTCGGGTACGAGTTCGATCCGGAGTGGTTCGCATGTGGCCAGTCCCCACTCTGCCGCGAGGTGGACAAACTGGTCCGGTCCGGGGTGGTCGTGGTGACCGCCGCCGGGAACTCCGGGTACGGCGCGGTGGGCGCGCCGTTCGGCGTACCGTCGCAATTCACGCTGGGCGCGACGATCAACGATCCGGGCAACGCCGAACGCGCGATCACGGTCGGGTCGACGCACCGCGACATGCCGCACACCTACGGGGTGTCCTACTTCTCCTCGAAGGGGCCGACCGGCGACGGCCGCCGTAAGCCCGACCTGGTCGCTCCCGGCGAGCGGATCGTCTCCTGCGCGGCGGGTGCCCGGCTGGCCACCACCCAGGCCGGCGGCCCGGACCCGCGCACGGCGGTCTACCTGGAGGAGTCCGGTACGAGTGTGGCGGCACCACATGTTTCCGGTGCGGTCGCTGCGTTCCTGTCGGTGCGTCGTGAGTTCATCGGCCAGCCTGAGCGGATCAAGCAGATCCTGCTCGACACCGCCGTGCCGCTCGGCCGCGACCGGCGCTACCAGGGCCACGGGCTGGTGGACCTGATGCGGGCACTGCAGTCGGTGTGA
- a CDS encoding methyltransferase domain-containing protein: MHDGYLTTTASDLLAADPRLRDLDVEVRFDGGVAHVTGDVADEAALRRVREAIGRLAGVHGVWDRVRIAGAEPVILDIGCGDGPQYPGNIGLDQRPGKAVAVVADLRDGLPMRDDAADQIFAVHVLEHLTDYLRLIDECHRVLRPGGVLHVLSPWWRHVNAVADPTHLRFFDLQTIKGICQQPGAAGRWYPQHASCDGATVFADLVAARPNDPEPSPGHLARFFD, from the coding sequence TTGCACGACGGTTACCTGACCACCACCGCCAGCGATCTGCTGGCCGCCGATCCCCGACTGCGCGACCTCGACGTCGAGGTCCGGTTCGACGGCGGCGTCGCGCATGTGACGGGCGACGTCGCCGACGAGGCGGCACTGCGGCGGGTCCGCGAGGCGATCGGACGGTTGGCGGGGGTGCACGGGGTCTGGGACCGCGTCCGGATCGCCGGCGCCGAGCCGGTGATCCTCGACATCGGCTGCGGCGACGGCCCGCAGTACCCCGGCAACATCGGCCTGGACCAGCGACCGGGCAAGGCGGTGGCGGTCGTCGCCGATCTGCGTGACGGCCTGCCGATGCGCGACGACGCGGCGGATCAGATCTTCGCGGTGCACGTGCTGGAGCACCTGACCGACTACCTGCGCCTGATAGACGAGTGCCACCGGGTGCTGCGGCCCGGCGGTGTGCTGCATGTGCTCTCCCCGTGGTGGCGGCATGTCAACGCGGTCGCGGACCCGACCCACCTGCGGTTCTTCGACCTGCAGACGATCAAGGGCATCTGTCAGCAGCCCGGGGCCGCCGGACGCTGGTATCCCCAGCACGCCTCCTGCGACGGGGCCACAGTCTTCGCCGACCTGGTCGCCGCCCGTCCGAACGATCCCGAGCCGTCACCCGGCCACCTCGCCCGGTTCTTCGACTAG
- a CDS encoding DUF2795 domain-containing protein gives MTDAPRLPDYVDGLDFPLSREDLVRRAQELGADTALLQALRALPAERFVNAEQLLAEIGPPG, from the coding sequence ATGACCGACGCACCGCGGCTCCCCGACTACGTCGACGGCCTGGACTTCCCGCTCTCCCGTGAGGACTTGGTCCGGCGGGCACAGGAACTCGGCGCGGACACCGCGTTGCTGCAGGCGCTACGGGCGCTGCCCGCCGAACGGTTCGTCAACGCCGAGCAGTTGCTGGCCGAGATCGGCCCACCCGGCTGA